From Cannabis sativa cultivar Pink pepper isolate KNU-18-1 chromosome 8, ASM2916894v1, whole genome shotgun sequence, a single genomic window includes:
- the LOC115701537 gene encoding uncharacterized protein LOC115701537, protein MANHRVIYSREENQNGSSGSSSSSGTLSCYSSSVRMVYADMGSLSLTPNLGVVSSSTSSHDSYNMSKCSEVENNNNNHNNNGRAFWGFPLMDGSKGCDVRNSINLLEDENLSENVTEKETHDSNGQSKLCTRGHWRPAEDAKLKELVALYGPQNWNLIAEKLEGRSGKSCRLRWFNQLDPRINRRAFTEEEEERLMQAHRIYGNKWAMIARLFPGRTDNAVKNHWHVIMARKYREQSSAYRRRKLSQSIYRRIEENSNFVVCGEAIPRSDQQPLSYCTSLHNNNNNNNLTNGGFGNLSIYPFGAFHGNNVSSSSGGVGGVSYGLTCSPQMTICGEALMSNTNVHSPNYGGFCPQDTPFEFFPGAKHTSWEHMRSKIDETLTRTGGLHHHNSNYQNMHHESFSNSTASTSQVSVGDQRSSSSTAEQNATSHFQKISISPPSFIDFLGVGAT, encoded by the exons ATGGCCAACCATCGTGTTATTTATAGTAGAGAAGAAAACCAAAACGGTAGTAGTGGTAGTAGCAGTAGTAGTGGTACCCTCAGTTGTTACTCTTCTTCAGTGCGAATGGTTTATGCAGATATGGGATCTCTCTCTCTTACTCCCAACCTGGGAGTAGTTTCTTCTTCTACTTCTTCCCACGATAGCTATAACATGTCCAAGTGTTCTGAAgtggaaaataataataataatcataataataatggaAGAGCTTTTTGGGGTTTCCCTTTAATGGATGGTAGCAAAGGGTGTGATGTCCGTAATAGCATCAACTTATTAGAAGATGAAAATCTGAGTGAGAATGTGACTGAGAAGGAGACTCATGATAGTAATGGCCAGTCAAAACTCTGTACCAGAGGCCATTGGAGACCTGCTGAAGATGCCAAGCTTAAGGAGCTTGTTGCTCTTTATGGCCCTCAGAACTGGAATCTAATAGCAGAGAAGTTAGAAGGAAGATCAG GTAAGAGTTGCAGGCTAAGATGGTTTAACCAGTTGGATCCAAGGATTAATAGAAGAGCATTTACTGAGGAGGAAGAGGAGAGGCTAATGCAAGCTCATAGAATCTATGGGAACAAGTGGGCCATGATCGCCAGACTTTTTCCTGGAAGAACTGATAATGCAGTGAAAAACCATTGGCATGTGATAATGGCAAGGAAGTATAGAGAACAATCCAGTGCTTACAGGAGGAGGAAGCTGAGCCAAAGTATTTACAGAAGAATAGAGGAGAACTCCAACTTTGTTGTCTGTGGAGAAGCAATCCCGAGATCAGATCAACAACCATTATCTTACTGCACTAGTcttcacaataataataataataataatctcaccaaTGGTGGATTTGGGAATCTGTCTATTTACCCTTTTGGAGCTTTTCATGGTAATAATGTTAGCAGCAGTAGTGGTGGTGTTGGTGGGGTTTCTTATGGCCTGACTTGCTCACCTCAAATGACCATTTGTGGAGAAGCATTAATGTCCAACACAAATGTTCATTCTCCTAATTATGGTGGATTCTGCCCCCAAGACACTCCTTTTGAATTCTTCCCTG GCGCTAAACATACAAGTTGGGAGCACATGAGGTCTAAGATTGACGAAACACTAACACGAACCGGTGGCCTTCATCATCATAACTCAAACTACCAAAACATGCATCATGAGAGCTTCTCCAACTCAACGGCTTCAACTTCCCAAGTCTCAGTTGGTGATCAGCGCTCATCCTCAAGCACCGCTGAGCAAAACGCCACCAGTCATTTTCAGAAGATTAGTATTAGTCCACCGTCGTTTATAGATTTTCTTGGGGTAGGAGCCACATGA